Within the Setaria viridis chromosome 3, Setaria_viridis_v4.0, whole genome shotgun sequence genome, the region AAGGCGGCCGTCGTGGTGCCtagaggggaggcggaggccggaggggaaggggagatCGAAAAGATGGCAAGGGAGCTGGGGAGGCATTCGTGTGGGTGGGATGGTGACTGGTGAGATAGGCGAGGATAATAACCGGATAAAGTTGGAGATGTGAGTGTAAATTTTGGGAAGTTAACGGGCCCTCTCAGGTCAGCCTCTAAAAATCGTGTCAGGCCGTGGCTGGATGGCGGCCCACGTCCGGCACGACCTACCGGCCCGGGCTAGGTTGGGGCAGAAAACGGGCTCCGTATGAGGCTAACGGGCCAGAGTGTCCGGTAGCCAATTTTGCCAATTGATTGCGGGGATTGCagaggggcggcggggaggaagaacaaggggggcgggcggcggcagagcagcgccgtgcagtgcagtgcagtggcAGGCATTCCTCATCGATGTCCAGCAGCCTTGCGCCGGCCTTGgtttctctcctctccactcctCCACTGCGGTTGGTCGCCGCGCCGCAATCCATTGCAACCCGTCGCAGCTCTCGCCACGGCGGCTTCAGCGGCAGCGCTCCTAGCCCCACCGCTGACGCCTCCCCCTCGTAAGTCTCCTCTCTCCGCCCCcattcctcttccttttcctttgccTAGGACCTGGATCTCTCCTCCAATACCTCTGACATTATCCAGCTGCCTGCCCCTTGTTGTCTATCTAGGGTTCATTCCGTTCCATTGCATTGCATCTGCATTGCATCGCAGTGGTGCTCAGAACGTCCCCCCAATCATTCCACAGCATTAGTCCAACGCACTGTTCCTTCCAGGACGGACTAAGTTTGCTTGCCAACGGATCACTGTTCATGCCTGCATCTGCACTGCAGATGGGCGAGCCTGTTTTGTTTTGCGCCATCACATCCCCATTCCAATCCGCTCCAATCGATGCCTGCTTTTACTGCTGTGATCTTAGAAGAGACTGCACACACACTCCTACACTACATTTCACTTAAGATATTCCAGTAGTGCCACTTGGTGCTCATTTTTTCATATAAGACATGCAGTTTTCTTTCCAATCATGTTCCTAACACAGGCATGCACTCTTTCATCCAGGACTTTCAGATGTCTTTTGATATCATAGAAAAGGATTGCCCCTTTCTCTGGTGTGGATGCTACAGACGCTTCTGGCACCCCACAATATTTCGACATTGGACTTAATACCGCCAATCTTTGTTGTACTGGACATTCCAGCTTTCACTACGTTGCTGCTTCAACCAGAGCTTTTCCTTCTTTATTTCCAATTTTGCATCTTATTATTATCTATCTTACTACTAAAAGAGAACTGCACTATTCTCCCTATGGCAAAGACATCGCTTCCTCCTGGATTTCGGTTTCATCCAACTGATGTAGAACTCACCGTCTACTATTTAAAGAGGAAGTTGTTGGGAAAACACTTACGCTGCAATGCTATTACAGAGATTGATCTATACAAGTTTGCCCCTTGGGATCTTCCAGGTATTTTACCAGAACAGTTTCACATATTTCTGCATAACAAAAGGACTGATACCATCACGTGCATTGCTGTATTGTTTGCTTCACTCGCATTTGCATTTGGCTGTAGATATCTTACTTTCAGATGATGGGTCCTTAAACTGTCATGATGGCTTATCGTCATTTGTGTTGCTTCTTGTAGAGAAAGCTTCCTTGGAGAGTAATGATCTAGTGTGGTACTTCTTTTGCCCACGTGATAGGAAATATTCTAGTGGGTTAAGAACTAACCGGTCAACTGGAGTTGGATATTGGAAAGCTACTGGGAAGGATAGGCCGGTGTTTTATAATTCTAGGACTGTTGGAATGAAGAGAACTTTGGTGTTTCATCTTGGCAAGCCACCACGAGGTGATAGAACTGACTGGGTAATGTATGAATATAGGCTGGAGGATGAGGAACTCGCTGCTTCTGGTGTTAAACTGGTATGAAGCCTTTTTCATGTGTCTGTGGCATTTTCATTATCAACCTTATGAAATGGATCCTTTTGCATAATATGGTTAAAAACTACCCTTGTTTAGGCAGATTGCTCTCATTTTGCTGTATGTAGTTCTTACAGAGAAGTTTGGAAACTGAACAAAACTGATGAAACTAAGGTGATCTAgatatttgcaaaaaaaaaattgattttttCTCCCTCAATTGATGGATCAAGGCCCCTCCTGCTGGCTCGAATGGAAAGCTCCTATGGCCATGTTGCGGGTTTATTGAGTATTTTGGTTGAGCGAAGTTCATAGCTCTGAATCATTTGCCAGCCTGCATAACTGAACGAGTTTGCAAATTAATTAGAGAACAGAATGGCACAAACATGTGCCAGAATAGTTGCATTATTTTGATATTTTATCCTTGCTGAATTGGAGTCACAAGTGGCTTGGTTTACTGTATAATTCCTTTTTCACTTTCTTCTTGCAGGATGCCTGCGTTCTATGCAAAATCTTTCAGAAAAGTGGTCCAGGCCCCAAGATTGGGGCACAGTATGGTGCTCCATTCAACGAAGAGGACTGGAATGATGCCAGCAACGTGGAGTGTTCACCATTTGCACCTTCTGTGGCCCCTCGGGCACCTGAATCAAGTCATGGTGGGTTGAACTCTGCTGGTCAACACCTAGCTGTGAGTTATGATGGGAAGGTTTCTATGGGTCTCTTGTCAGAAAGTAACAACGAACGTGCTGTCAATCGTGTTCATCCTGACAGACCTTCCAATATTCCTATCGATTGCATACATATAGAGCTGCTAACGGAGATCATCAGATGTTCCTCAACGAATCTTCTATGTACTGCTGCTGAAGATGGTTTGCTGGTAATTTCTTTGACGACTGGCTACTTTCTGTTTGTGTCTTCTGTCCTTCAAGTTAGCTCCAGTAACTTTACTTTTTTTATTTCCGGTTCCGATGCAGCCAGATTCAACTGCTGGCTATGGTAATGAGGATGGAGTATCGTTGGATGATACTGAAACAATATTTTGTGGGGTGGATGAGGTTGCATCTCAGCCCGTGGTTAACAACTCTAACCATTGTGACTCATGTGAACATTTGATTCACCCTATGCCGGAAGCACGAGGAACCGAACAGTACTTGGAGCTAAACGACCTGTCCTTTTCTCTTGCTGATGGTCCTGATTCCTGTGGCATGCTGTCGTCCCATGATATATCTATTGAGCACCCATTTGATCTTGAGCCCAGGTCTGAGCAAGACTCTTTGGACTGCATCTCCAATACCGGTAATACTTCCACATCAACAACTGGTGGTTCATTTCCTTCAGTGCCCGCAGTTGATGAGCGCAGGACCTGATCCAGAGTATGCTCACCGTCACTTACTTGAGGTTTCATGATTGCCAATTTTTGCGTGGTTTGTGTGTTGGTACTTGATAACAGGCCTGGATAAACAGTTGATTTTGTCATTTTGCAGGTGAGTTGTGTAGCTTGCTTTTTAGTGGAGTCTCCGGAGGATCCACATGACGCGGCTTCCCCTCTTTCCAGTGCTGCTGAGAACTCGGAACTTGAAGGCAGGTCCccagctgacaacatgagtCACTTTGCACAGGATCATCTAGTGGTGCAGCTACTGGGTGAATAGCCTCATCAATCCAGGAGCATTCCTTTGTCATCCCTGGTCTTGCACCGTGGCATGGACTCCTAATGTGATTGTCATCATTTGGTTAGAGCCTAGAGTGGGGCAATGTAGTTACAGCTGGTTTAATGTAGCAGAAATCTCGGAAGAGTGCGATGTAACGTAAACATCTGGTTTCGTTCATGGATTTGCTTTGCATTGCTGGTAGCATGACGGCAATTTCAGCAGTCATACTCTCAGCTGCTGGATGAACTTTGGGACCGGTGCAAGTGCAGTGGGGTAGAAAAATAGTAAACTGAATTCACAACCCGCCGTCAGATCTAAAAACAAAGCGGTGAGATCGCGTGGCGCTGTAGTAATTCATTCTTTTTCCTGAAGGTGAAGAAGATTGTTAGGTTCGTAGATATTACTGTAAATGTAAATCtatctatgaacttaaaaaaaaggtaaaacaatTTACCAtctggaacggagagagtatattattattattattattattattattattattattattattattattattattgtgtTGTTATGTTGAGAAATAACCCTTTGATCCTTgagcaaaagaaaaatcgaTTCTTGTTCTGTTTTGCCAAAATCACCCAGGCGGCCAGGAGGGGCCCAACCCGGCCCAGCCCACCCGTATTCTAGtatgtttcttcttccttctctctcgcGTGCGTGGTGGTgggccctctcctcctcctcctccccccccccccccccccccccccccccccccctgtctTGCGTTGCCCGCAACCGGAAGCAGATCAAACCCTAGACTAGATCTCGTCTCGCCGCCCcgatcccatcccatcccatcccatccgaTCCGACCCTCATggattcctcctcctcgtcgtcgtccagccTGAGTCAGCAGCCCGAGTTCGACTACCTCTTCAAGCTGCTGCTCATCGGCGACTCCGGCGTCGGCAAGAGCAGCCTACTCCTCCGCTTCACCGCCGACTCCTTCGAGGACCTCTCCCCCACCATAGGTGACCTCTTCGACTCCGGTTCCATCCCCCGACCGATCTGATCACCTCGCCAACCTCAACCtctcttatatatatatatatatatatatatatatatatataataatattcCGCTACTCGTCCCCTTCAGGTGTTGACTTCAAGGTGAAGATGGTTAACATTGGTGGCAAGAAACTCA harbors:
- the LOC117846820 gene encoding uncharacterized protein, which produces MLQTLLAPHNISTLDLIPPIFVVLDIPAFTTLLLQPELFLLYFQFCILLLSILLLKENCTILPMAKTSLPPGFRFHPTDVELTVYYLKRKLLGKHLRCNAITEIDLYKFAPWDLPEKASLESNDLVWYFFCPRDRKYSSGLRTNRSTGVGYWKATGKDRPVFYNSRTVGMKRTLVFHLGKPPRGDRTDWVMYEYRLEDEELAASGVKLDACVLCKIFQKSGPGPKIGAQYGAPFNEEDWNDASNVECSPFAPSVAPRAPESSHGGLNSAGQHLAVSYDGKVSMGLLSESNNERAVNRVHPDRPSNIPIDCIHIELLTEIIRCSSTNLLCTAAEDGLLPDSTAGYGNEDGVSLDDTETIFCGVDEVASQPVVNNSNHCDSCEHLIHPMPEARGTEQYLELNDLSFSLADGPDSCGMLSSHDISIEHPFDLEPRSEQDSLDCISNTGNTSTSTTGGSFPSVPAVDERRT